One stretch of Gemmatimonadota bacterium DNA includes these proteins:
- a CDS encoding FtsX-like permease family protein, producing MTGSSLLPLYLYPMKQTLYLAKNYLTIAIRNLLRHPGYSLINLSGLALGMACAVLLAIYISYELSYDRFRPEVARTYRVMKQTRHANGRIAWNTGQQGPLATVLPEEFPDVEDATRFWAGLRWINAGEKSFQQMFWLSDPNVFAFFGIEILTGDPQTVLQDPFSVVITESIARKFFGTINPIGKTITVDHNLFGGTYQITGLIRQAPHNSRFQYDFITATMPQGVRQRRSWDHWLPPAYSRPANTYLRLKPGANPEDIARKLPELVERYAEIAEDESETVRYYLHPVSRMHLYSKIDMPGFTGDAGRPYKDIQQIYLLGLVGFFILTIACINFMNLSTARSVSRAKEVGLRKVVGAYRPHLIKQFLGESLLLSALSACIALGLVYLALPPFSAFVQENLTLNSGLTLWILGITLFVGLLSGSYPALYLSAFEPATVLKGGAIKAGSAQAHVRKGLVVLQFAISIILIIGTIIVADQMRLIQEKDLGFNKEEVVVASIFRQDRYQSTGGQLQKRYLQIKDAFSQHLNITTVSATSDLPGNSWPNREWFFPEGDPDRGVEVRVFGADEAFIDCYDIPLLSGRNYDRTYAERAWERRGKPGELFVINETAAKVFGWTDPIGKTLNSHVRKGHVIGVVKDFHYRPLYETIEPLVITAAWYRLSHLSMRVRPQELSETMAFLQRTWTEFLPTRSPEIAFASDQLERWYRDDQRTGQIFSAAFVIAIFVACLGLLGLAAFTAEQRTKEIGIRKTMGASVWNLVILLCREFVILVGIANLIAYPIIYLAMDRWLQHFAYRIELGATPFVLGSLLTLGIALLTVSTQAWKAARTNPTETLRYE from the coding sequence ATGACGGGATCCTCTCTTCTCCCTTTATACCTATATCCCATGAAACAAACCCTCTACCTCGCAAAAAACTACCTCACCATCGCCATCCGCAACCTCCTGAGACATCCGGGCTACTCATTGATCAACTTATCGGGACTGGCACTCGGAATGGCGTGTGCGGTATTGCTCGCGATCTACATCTCCTATGAACTGAGCTACGACCGGTTTCGCCCAGAAGTAGCGCGCACCTATCGCGTCATGAAACAAACCCGCCATGCAAACGGGCGGATAGCGTGGAACACGGGCCAGCAGGGACCACTGGCAACTGTGTTGCCCGAAGAATTTCCAGACGTGGAAGACGCCACGCGCTTTTGGGCTGGCCTCCGCTGGATAAACGCCGGGGAAAAATCGTTTCAACAGATGTTCTGGCTAAGCGACCCCAACGTATTCGCATTCTTCGGCATCGAAATCCTGACAGGCGATCCCCAAACTGTATTACAGGACCCATTTTCAGTAGTTATAACAGAATCCATCGCCCGGAAATTTTTCGGAACCATCAATCCAATCGGCAAAACAATCACAGTAGATCACAACCTATTTGGCGGCACATATCAAATCACGGGCTTAATACGACAAGCACCCCACAACTCGCGGTTCCAGTATGACTTCATCACCGCCACCATGCCACAGGGCGTTCGCCAGCGCAGATCGTGGGATCACTGGTTGCCGCCAGCGTACTCGCGCCCGGCAAATACGTACCTGCGCCTGAAACCCGGAGCCAACCCCGAAGACATCGCTCGGAAATTGCCGGAACTCGTCGAACGCTATGCGGAAATCGCAGAAGACGAAAGCGAAACCGTGCGCTATTATCTCCATCCCGTCTCGCGCATGCACCTGTATTCCAAAATCGATATGCCCGGATTTACGGGCGACGCGGGAAGACCCTACAAAGACATACAGCAAATCTATCTGCTGGGACTCGTGGGATTCTTCATCCTCACAATAGCCTGTATCAACTTCATGAACCTCTCCACAGCCCGGTCTGTCAGCCGCGCAAAAGAAGTGGGACTCCGAAAAGTCGTGGGCGCGTATCGCCCGCATCTCATAAAGCAATTCCTTGGCGAATCTCTCCTCTTATCCGCCCTATCCGCCTGTATAGCCCTCGGATTGGTATATCTCGCACTGCCCCCGTTCAGCGCATTTGTGCAAGAAAACCTCACCCTGAACAGCGGATTAACCCTCTGGATCCTGGGAATCACCCTGTTCGTCGGGCTATTATCCGGAAGCTATCCCGCACTCTACCTCTCCGCATTCGAACCCGCGACCGTATTGAAAGGCGGGGCAATCAAAGCCGGATCAGCCCAGGCTCATGTGCGAAAAGGACTCGTCGTATTGCAATTTGCAATATCGATTATATTGATCATAGGAACCATCATTGTAGCCGATCAAATGCGATTGATCCAGGAAAAAGACCTGGGATTTAACAAAGAAGAAGTCGTCGTCGCCTCAATCTTCCGGCAAGACCGATATCAGAGCACTGGCGGACAGTTGCAAAAGCGGTACCTTCAGATAAAAGACGCATTCTCACAACACCTGAATATCACAACCGTATCGGCAACATCGGATCTGCCGGGAAACAGCTGGCCCAACCGCGAGTGGTTCTTCCCAGAAGGCGATCCAGACCGGGGCGTTGAAGTGCGGGTATTTGGCGCAGACGAGGCATTTATAGACTGCTACGACATACCCCTGCTATCCGGGCGAAATTACGACCGCACGTACGCGGAACGCGCGTGGGAAAGACGCGGCAAACCCGGCGAATTATTCGTCATAAACGAAACAGCAGCAAAAGTATTTGGCTGGACAGACCCCATAGGAAAAACACTGAACTCACACGTTCGAAAAGGACATGTAATCGGCGTAGTCAAAGACTTTCACTATCGGCCCCTCTACGAAACCATCGAACCACTGGTCATCACAGCCGCGTGGTATCGCCTCAGTCACCTCTCCATGCGGGTTCGACCGCAAGAACTCTCAGAAACAATGGCATTTCTACAACGCACCTGGACGGAATTTCTGCCCACCCGCTCGCCCGAAATCGCCTTTGCGTCCGACCAATTGGAACGCTGGTATCGGGACGACCAGCGCACGGGACAAATATTCAGCGCGGCATTTGTCATCGCGATCTTCGTAGCGTGTCTGGGACTGCTGGGTCTGGCAGCCTTCACCGCAGAACAGCGCACAAAAGAAATAGGCATACGCAAAACAATGGGCGCATCCGTCTGGAATCTCGTTATACTCCTGTGCAGAGAATTTGTCATACTCGTCGGAATCGCAAACCTGATCGCCTATCCGATTATTTATCTGGCAATGGATCGATGGTTGCAGCATTTTGCCTATCGGATTGAACTCGGCGCGACCCCATTCGTCCTCGGAAGCCTCTTGACATTGGGAATCGCGCTATTAACCGTAAGCACACAGGCGTGGAAAGCCGCCCGAACAAATCCCACTGAGACATTGCGATATGAGTAG
- a CDS encoding DUF433 domain-containing protein has translation MATLTDRITVNPNQCGGRPCIRGMRIRVTDVLDLLAHDLTYEQILSEHPDLESEDIRACLRFASDRLNHPVLKDEQAWTERFEATTDEQWDRLAESARKEIAAGDTDYDQLLKRL, from the coding sequence ATGGCTACTCTAACAGATCGTATCACGGTCAATCCCAATCAGTGCGGGGGACGACCCTGTATTCGAGGTATGCGGATTCGCGTCACGGATGTGCTGGATTTGCTCGCTCACGACTTGACGTATGAACAAATCCTATCAGAGCATCCAGACCTTGAATCTGAGGACATCCGCGCTTGTCTGAGATTTGCCAGTGATCGGCTTAACCATCCGGTTCTCAAAGATGAGCAGGCCTGGACAGAACGTTTTGAGGCTACAACGGATGAGCAGTGGGATCGTTTGGCTGAATCAGCGCGAAAGGAAATTGCTGCGGGTGATACGGACTATGACCAGTTACTCAAGCGTCTGTAA
- a CDS encoding AbrB/MazE/SpoVT family DNA-binding domain-containing protein — MTNRRREMPHSKITSSHRITIPKPVFEKLGLKVGDMIEVIEENGKVVLIPQQMSPPELSKKERRILARAKDKIKTINEDMLNSKGLTEAEVNVATKAGLIDPEQKYWWLESWQKGEREAERDEREGRSSSEFETAEGLLAHLHKQRA, encoded by the coding sequence ATGACAAATAGGAGACGAGAAATGCCACATTCGAAAATTACCTCCAGCCACCGGATCACTATTCCCAAGCCGGTGTTTGAGAAACTCGGCCTCAAAGTGGGTGATATGATTGAGGTAATTGAAGAGAATGGAAAAGTCGTCCTCATACCGCAGCAGATGAGTCCCCCAGAGCTTTCAAAAAAAGAACGGCGGATTCTCGCGCGGGCAAAAGACAAGATCAAGACCATCAACGAGGACATGCTTAATTCCAAAGGATTAACCGAGGCAGAGGTCAACGTGGCTACAAAAGCAGGTCTCATTGATCCAGAGCAGAAGTACTGGTGGCTGGAGTCATGGCAAAAAGGCGAGCGGGAAGCTGAGCGAGACGAGCGAGAGGGCCGGTCTTCCAGTGAATTTGAAACGGCAGAGGGTCTCCTTGCCCACCTTCATAAACAGCGTGCCTAA
- a CDS encoding acetolactate synthase large subunit encodes MNASDLFVKALENEGVEYIYGVPGEENLAFLEALRKSSIKLILTRHEQGAAFMAATYGRLTGKAGVCLATLGPGATNFVTGAAYAQLGGMPLLMITGQKPIKKSKQGQFQIIDVVSMMEPLTKYTRQIVNVDMIPSMVREAFRLAQEERPGAVHLELPEDVAEEPVDEHTTPVFNISTCRRGDANERAIDDAVKMIKEATRPLLLLGAGTNRKRIWESVAHFLDKTGIPFFNTQLGKGVVGGLHPLFLGTAALSDGDYLHCAIERADLIINVGHDVVEKPPFFMSHDEGATRVIHINFQSAVVDNVYFPQLEVVGDIANTIQRLADKTGKTASHDFDYYMRIRGQIQEHIRLGENDNSFPVKPQRLVWDVRKVLPEDGIIALDNGVYKIWFARNYPTTQPNTVLLDNALATMGAGLPSAMEAARFYPNRRVMAICGDGGFMMNSQELETAVRLNLNLVVLILRDNAYGMIRWKQYGMGLPDFGLEFDNPDFVMYANSYGAHGHRVKSTEMTVPLLEKCYTKGGVHLVEVPVDYSENQKVLVDELQAKTCLL; translated from the coding sequence ATGAACGCTTCGGACCTATTTGTCAAAGCACTGGAAAATGAAGGCGTGGAATATATCTACGGCGTGCCGGGAGAAGAAAACCTCGCCTTTCTGGAAGCCCTTCGCAAATCGAGCATCAAACTCATCCTGACCCGCCACGAACAGGGTGCTGCGTTTATGGCTGCGACCTATGGACGGCTCACGGGCAAAGCCGGCGTCTGCCTTGCCACACTCGGTCCCGGCGCGACCAATTTTGTGACGGGCGCGGCCTATGCCCAACTGGGCGGCATGCCCCTGCTCATGATCACGGGCCAAAAACCCATCAAAAAGAGCAAACAGGGCCAATTTCAGATCATCGACGTTGTAAGCATGATGGAACCCCTCACAAAATACACCCGACAAATCGTCAACGTAGATATGATTCCCTCCATGGTGCGGGAGGCATTCCGCCTCGCACAAGAAGAGCGCCCCGGCGCCGTACACCTGGAATTGCCGGAAGATGTCGCCGAAGAACCCGTTGACGAACACACCACGCCGGTTTTTAACATCAGCACATGCAGACGCGGCGACGCCAATGAACGCGCCATTGACGACGCGGTCAAAATGATCAAAGAAGCTACGCGGCCCTTACTCCTCCTGGGCGCAGGCACCAACCGCAAGCGCATCTGGGAATCCGTGGCGCACTTCCTCGACAAAACCGGCATACCCTTTTTCAATACCCAGCTGGGCAAAGGCGTCGTTGGCGGTCTCCATCCTCTATTTCTGGGCACCGCAGCACTATCCGATGGCGACTATCTCCACTGCGCCATTGAACGCGCCGATCTGATCATAAACGTCGGACACGATGTCGTGGAAAAACCGCCATTTTTCATGTCACACGACGAAGGCGCAACCCGGGTCATCCACATCAACTTCCAATCCGCCGTGGTAGATAATGTCTATTTTCCACAACTGGAAGTCGTCGGCGACATTGCAAACACGATCCAACGCCTCGCCGACAAAACCGGCAAAACAGCCTCGCACGACTTCGACTATTACATGCGCATCCGCGGCCAGATTCAGGAACACATTCGTCTGGGAGAAAACGACAACAGCTTCCCGGTAAAACCCCAGCGCCTCGTCTGGGACGTCCGCAAAGTCCTGCCCGAAGACGGCATCATTGCCCTGGATAACGGCGTGTACAAAATCTGGTTTGCGCGCAACTACCCGACCACGCAACCCAACACCGTATTGCTGGACAACGCCCTTGCCACCATGGGCGCGGGCCTGCCCTCGGCAATGGAAGCCGCGCGGTTTTATCCCAACCGGCGGGTCATGGCGATTTGCGGCGACGGTGGTTTTATGATGAACAGCCAGGAATTGGAAACAGCCGTAAGACTCAACCTCAATCTCGTCGTACTGATCTTAAGAGACAATGCCTACGGCATGATCCGCTGGAAACAATACGGGATGGGGCTTCCCGATTTTGGACTGGAATTCGACAACCCGGATTTTGTCATGTACGCCAACAGCTACGGCGCGCATGGACACCGCGTGAAATCCACAGAAATGACAGTACCCCTGCTGGAAAAATGTTATACCAAAGGCGGCGTACACCTCGTCGAAGTGCCCGTGGATTACTCTGAAAACCAGAAAGTTCTCGTTGATGAACTACAAGCAAAGACCTGTTTATTATAA
- a CDS encoding arylsulfatase yields MSNPNIVYIFFDDLGYGDISYLNPESKIQTPNIDRLSAEGMCFTDVHSCSAVCSPSRYGVLTGRYCWRTRLQNGVLNGYSEPLIEPERLTVASLLKQHGYHTACIGKWHVGLNWTRKKGVQHLENYRLGWNRGEAIDFTQPFTGGPCDLGFDYFYGISASLDMPPYVYLENNRTICEPTARAHRGLFGREGHAAPGLKPEHVIPDLTKKAVSFIEETAAGKQPFFLYYPVTGPHTPIAPNKAFTGKSQAGKYGDFVVECDWAVGQIMDAVEKIGATDNTLFIVTSDNGPERFMHTRKQEYNHYSAYHFRGCKRDNWEGGHRIPFIARWPEKVAAGSFSDEIVCLTDLIATAADIIGHTLPENAGEDSCSILPVLTSQNATSIREATVHHSSKGEFAIRQGKWKLLLHQSSGGNDYPDDPPDDTPGQLYDMETGYRERENLYAQHPEIVSRLTDLLNQYKTRGRSVPA; encoded by the coding sequence ATGTCCAATCCCAACATCGTCTATATCTTCTTCGACGACCTCGGTTATGGGGACATCAGCTACCTCAATCCCGAATCCAAAATCCAAACCCCCAATATCGACCGCCTGTCCGCTGAAGGCATGTGCTTCACCGATGTCCACTCGTGCTCCGCTGTGTGCTCCCCCTCGCGCTATGGCGTCTTAACCGGACGCTATTGCTGGCGCACCCGACTGCAAAATGGCGTCCTCAACGGATACTCAGAACCCCTCATCGAACCCGAACGCCTGACCGTCGCGTCCCTGCTCAAACAACACGGATATCACACCGCTTGCATCGGCAAATGGCATGTGGGATTAAACTGGACGCGCAAAAAAGGCGTCCAACACCTCGAAAATTACAGACTGGGATGGAACCGCGGCGAAGCCATAGACTTCACCCAACCATTTACCGGCGGACCGTGCGACCTCGGATTCGACTACTTTTACGGCATCTCCGCATCCCTGGACATGCCGCCTTATGTCTATCTCGAAAACAACCGCACAATCTGCGAGCCAACAGCCCGTGCTCATAGGGGCCTCTTTGGACGCGAAGGACACGCTGCGCCGGGCCTCAAACCCGAACACGTCATCCCAGACCTCACAAAAAAAGCGGTCTCCTTCATCGAAGAAACCGCAGCGGGCAAACAGCCCTTTTTCCTCTACTATCCCGTAACCGGTCCCCACACGCCCATCGCGCCAAACAAAGCATTCACAGGCAAAAGCCAGGCCGGCAAATACGGCGACTTCGTCGTCGAATGCGACTGGGCAGTGGGGCAAATCATGGACGCTGTTGAAAAAATCGGCGCCACCGACAACACCCTCTTTATCGTCACCAGCGACAACGGTCCCGAACGCTTTATGCACACGCGAAAACAAGAATACAACCACTACAGTGCCTATCACTTCCGCGGCTGCAAACGCGACAACTGGGAAGGCGGGCATCGCATACCCTTTATCGCCCGCTGGCCCGAAAAAGTCGCGGCTGGATCCTTCAGCGACGAAATCGTATGTCTCACAGACCTCATCGCAACAGCCGCTGACATTATCGGCCATACCCTTCCCGAAAATGCCGGCGAAGACAGTTGCAGCATCCTACCCGTCCTCACGAGCCAGAACGCGACATCCATCCGCGAAGCCACCGTGCATCACTCTTCCAAAGGCGAATTTGCCATCCGCCAGGGCAAATGGAAATTGCTCCTCCACCAAAGCTCCGGCGGCAATGATTATCCCGACGACCCTCCGGATGATACCCCCGGCCAACTCTACGACATGGAAACCGGCTACCGAGAACGCGAAAACCTCTACGCGCAACACCCCGAAATCGTATCCCGATTGACCGACCTGCTCAACCAGTACAAAACGAGGGGACGTAGTGTCCCCGCATAA
- a CDS encoding family 43 glycosylhydrolase, translated as MQTPFPAKLPLEKPDRELSASMERMYDIWNPHEDRGNEFFSNFKYSPLAGFSREPNVSRRDPSKVLRIDGTYYVWYTCRRTKGPPVGHENATDEIPSVDWDLADIWYATSEDGFHWEEQGPAATRPSKGEFGWRSNCTPDILVWKNKYYLYHQAYSEVIQGGDSCPVTIAIADSPHGPWTRMGRPIVEPGGPDDWDCNCIHDPFPLIYKGKIHMYYKGSPGQKRGGANIIRAQGVAIADHPEGPYQKSPLNPVLNSGHETCLWPYKEGIAAIVSLDGPEKNTVQYAPDGLHFEMKSLLQVPPVAPGPFVPDAFADNGDGRGITWGLCHINPDGGGSMSESVLARFDCDLSRDTDRPLFKNNNLRFDEPTYFQRVLKLPEYLQKQILKEQNHTDQNTIGT; from the coding sequence ATGCAAACGCCCTTCCCCGCTAAACTACCACTTGAAAAACCAGACCGCGAACTCAGTGCCTCAATGGAACGCATGTACGATATATGGAACCCCCATGAAGACCGCGGCAATGAATTTTTCAGCAACTTCAAATACTCCCCCCTCGCGGGATTCTCACGAGAACCCAACGTCTCTCGCCGCGATCCATCCAAAGTACTCCGCATCGACGGCACCTATTACGTCTGGTACACATGCCGGCGCACAAAAGGTCCCCCCGTCGGACACGAAAACGCCACCGACGAAATCCCCTCTGTCGATTGGGACCTCGCAGACATCTGGTATGCCACCAGCGAAGACGGCTTTCACTGGGAAGAACAGGGACCAGCCGCCACGCGCCCCTCAAAAGGCGAATTTGGCTGGCGCTCAAACTGCACACCCGACATCCTCGTCTGGAAAAACAAATACTACCTCTACCACCAGGCATACAGCGAAGTCATTCAGGGCGGCGACTCGTGCCCCGTCACCATCGCCATCGCCGACTCTCCCCATGGACCCTGGACGCGAATGGGCAGACCCATCGTGGAACCCGGCGGCCCCGACGACTGGGACTGCAACTGCATACACGACCCCTTCCCCCTCATCTACAAAGGCAAAATCCATATGTATTACAAAGGCTCGCCCGGACAAAAACGCGGCGGCGCAAACATCATCCGCGCTCAGGGCGTTGCCATTGCCGACCATCCGGAAGGACCATACCAAAAATCACCGCTAAACCCCGTCCTCAACTCCGGCCACGAAACCTGCCTCTGGCCCTACAAAGAGGGTATCGCCGCAATCGTCAGCCTGGACGGACCCGAAAAAAACACCGTACAATACGCGCCTGACGGCCTCCATTTCGAAATGAAATCCCTGCTCCAGGTGCCCCCTGTCGCCCCCGGACCCTTTGTACCCGACGCATTTGCCGACAACGGCGATGGACGCGGCATCACCTGGGGACTGTGCCATATCAACCCGGACGGCGGGGGCAGCATGAGCGAATCCGTCCTCGCCCGATTCGACTGCGACCTCAGCCGCGACACAGACCGTCCCCTCTTCAAAAACAACAACCTGCGCTTTGACGAACCCACCTACTTCCAGCGCGTCCTCAAACTGCCCGAATACCTCCAAAAACAAATCCTCAAAGAACAGAATCACACCGACCAAAACACCATCGGAACATAA
- a CDS encoding DUF4276 family protein: MRIKVFVEGGGETKALRTKCRRSFSNFFQKAGMEGRMPSVVASGSRREAFDDFRAAVRRPGRYDFIVLLVDSEGPVITGPWQHLKKPDNWDQPSGTTDDQVHLMVQCMEAWFLADRDTLATYYGNGFKQNALPARQDIEKIPKDDVLNGLKNATRSGVSKGEYEKGQHSFDILAQIDPDKVVAASPHAKRLVDTLKAKIK; the protein is encoded by the coding sequence GTGAGAATCAAGGTTTTTGTCGAAGGTGGCGGGGAAACAAAGGCACTGAGGACAAAGTGTCGTCGGAGTTTCAGCAATTTTTTTCAAAAGGCTGGCATGGAAGGCCGAATGCCGAGCGTAGTCGCAAGTGGCAGTCGGCGGGAAGCCTTCGATGATTTTCGTGCGGCAGTCCGCAGGCCTGGGAGATATGACTTCATCGTGCTATTGGTTGACAGCGAAGGACCAGTGATAACAGGCCCCTGGCAACACCTGAAGAAGCCCGATAATTGGGACCAACCCTCGGGCACCACGGACGACCAGGTACATCTGATGGTGCAGTGCATGGAGGCGTGGTTCCTTGCCGATAGGGACACTCTTGCTACTTACTACGGAAACGGCTTTAAACAAAACGCGCTTCCCGCCCGTCAGGATATTGAGAAAATTCCAAAAGACGATGTATTGAACGGCCTAAAAAACGCGACGCGTTCGGGTGTTTCAAAAGGAGAATATGAAAAGGGGCAACATTCGTTCGATATCCTCGCGCAGATTGACCCCGACAAAGTGGTTGCGGCATCGCCCCATGCGAAACGACTCGTCGATACCTTGAAGGCAAAAATCAAATAA
- a CDS encoding AAA family ATPase yields the protein MFIERIQLKNLLSFGPDTEALELRPLNVLIGPNGSGKSNLIEAIGLLKATPRDLTIPIREGGGIRDWLWRGDPRASSAHIEVILDNPKKPLRYSLGIAERGQLFELIEELIEEAYSSEPKPYIYYELMGGNALLNYSGESYKSDETRHPLVLEQINLQQSILAQRKDPDQYPELTWLGETFDRMRLYRESSFGRHTPPRQPQPADLPNDFLLEDGRNLGLVLNRLKREPKVKDRILETMRQLYEGVIDLDISIEGGTVQVFVQEKNIMVPATRLSDGTLRFLCLLSILCHPNPPPLVCIEEPELGLHPDVLPVLGDLLREASQRCQLIVTTHSDMLVDTLTDTPESVVVCEKHDSQTEMHRLDKADLTEWLKRYSLGDLWTRGDLGGNRW from the coding sequence ATGTTTATAGAGCGCATCCAACTGAAAAATCTGCTCTCCTTCGGGCCTGATACCGAAGCACTGGAACTTCGTCCCCTGAATGTTCTTATCGGCCCCAACGGCTCCGGAAAATCCAATCTTATCGAGGCGATTGGCCTGCTAAAAGCCACGCCCAGAGATCTCACGATCCCAATTCGAGAAGGTGGAGGCATCCGCGACTGGCTTTGGCGAGGTGACCCCAGAGCATCGTCGGCCCATATCGAAGTGATTCTGGATAACCCGAAGAAACCGCTACGATATTCCCTCGGGATTGCAGAGAGGGGCCAGCTATTCGAGTTGATAGAAGAACTGATAGAAGAGGCATACAGCTCTGAACCAAAGCCCTATATCTATTACGAGTTAATGGGCGGTAACGCCCTTCTGAATTACAGTGGTGAGTCGTACAAGAGTGATGAAACGCGCCATCCATTAGTCCTGGAACAGATCAATCTGCAGCAATCCATTCTTGCACAGCGGAAGGACCCGGACCAATATCCGGAGTTGACATGGCTTGGCGAGACATTTGACCGCATGCGACTCTATCGCGAGAGTTCCTTTGGTCGCCACACGCCACCGCGTCAGCCACAACCAGCAGATCTGCCCAACGACTTTTTGCTCGAAGATGGAAGAAACCTGGGACTGGTGCTGAATCGGTTGAAGCGGGAGCCAAAAGTCAAAGATCGCATACTGGAAACCATGCGCCAACTCTACGAAGGCGTGATTGATCTGGACATCAGTATTGAAGGCGGAACGGTTCAGGTCTTCGTCCAGGAAAAAAATATCATGGTTCCAGCAACGCGATTATCCGATGGTACGCTACGCTTTCTGTGCCTGCTATCTATCCTTTGCCACCCGAATCCCCCACCACTGGTGTGTATTGAAGAGCCGGAACTGGGCTTGCATCCCGACGTTCTGCCAGTCCTCGGCGATCTGTTGCGAGAGGCATCGCAAAGGTGCCAGCTTATCGTCACAACCCACTCCGACATGCTTGTGGACACCTTGACCGATACGCCGGAGAGCGTCGTAGTCTGCGAAAAGCACGACAGCCAGACGGAAATGCACCGACTTGACAAGGCCGACCTTACCGAGTGGTTGAAGCGTTATAGCTTGGGGGACTTGTGGACCAGAGGTGACCTGGGAGGGAACCGCTGGTGA